A part of Capsicum annuum cultivar UCD-10X-F1 chromosome 6, UCD10Xv1.1, whole genome shotgun sequence genomic DNA contains:
- the LOC124899537 gene encoding uncharacterized protein LOC124899537 gives MKKVSNTLSNSSKRKYEDIFANVKAFEEKVKAALDDIINNNTDEARIKLNCIIVEYISDIQNQQLQDMSNIDGLKQVVFSMSATFVDGLDGMIGRFFQACWDVICDNQSSFIKGRTISEKIMLAQEIIHQIKKSKKGNNVVIKLDMVKAYDRVKTWIFPVYERSQAGRSFITGSFHSWCRGFIQVDE, from the exons ATGAAGAAGGTTTCTAATACTCTTAGTAATTCGTCTAAGAGGAAGTATGAAGATATTTTTGCTAATGTAAAAGCATTTGAGGAAAAGGTTAAAGCTGCATTGGATgatattatcaataataatacTGATGAAGCTAGAATAAAGTTGAACTGCATTATTGTAGAGTATATCAG TGACATTCAGAATCAGCAACTTCAAGACATGTCTAATATTGATGGGCTAAAGCAAGTAGTTTTCTCTATGAGTGCAACATTTGTGGATGGTCTTGATGGTATGATTGGTCGGTTCTTCCAAGCTTGTTGGGATGTTATTTGCG ATAATCAATCAAGTTTCATTAAGGGTAGAACCATATCAGAAAAGATCATGCTTGCTCAGGAGATTATTCATCAGATCAAGAAATCAAAGAAAGGCAATAATGTAGTGATTAAATTAGACATGGTTAAGGCTTATGACAGG GTTAAGACATGGATTTTTCCAGTCTACGAGAGGTCTCAAGCAGGGAGATCATTTATCACCGGCTCTTTTCATTCGTGGTGCAGAGGTTTTATCCAGGTTGATGAATAA